One Scleropages formosus chromosome 8, fSclFor1.1, whole genome shotgun sequence DNA window includes the following coding sequences:
- the gins1 gene encoding DNA replication complex GINS protein PSF1 has product MFCEKAVELVRELHRLGDGQLPAFNEDSIRQVLEEMKVLYEQNQGDVNEAKSEGRSELIPSIKFRHCCLLRNQRCVTAYLYDRLLRIRALRWEYGSVLPAAIRFHMCAEELEWFNQYKKSLATYMRSLGGEEGLDITQDRKPPKSLYIEVRCLKDHGEFEIDDGTIILLKKNSQHFLPRWKCEQLIRQGVLEHVIS; this is encoded by the exons ATGTTTTGCGAGAAAGCAGTGGAACTAGTGAGAGAACTTCATCGACTCGGTGATGGACAGCTGCCTGCTTTCAAT gAGGATAGCATTCGCCAGGTGCTTGAGGAGATGAAGGTGCTGTATGAACAGAACCAGGGCGATGT GAATGAGGCGAAGTCAGAAGGCAGGAGTGAGCTGATCCCAAGCATCAAGTTTCGACACTGCTGTTTGCTGAGAAACCAGCGGTGTGTGACAGCTTATCT CTACGACAGACTGCTACGCATCCGAGCGCTACGGTGGGAGTACGGAAGCGTGCTCCCGGCGGCCATCCGGTTCCACATGTGTGCAGAGGAG CTGGAATGGTTCAACCAGTACAAGAAGTCACTGGCAACATATATGAGGTCACTTGGGGGAGAAGAGGGACTGGACATcacacaggacaggaagccacCAAAGAGTCTGTATATAGAG gTTCGCTGTTTGAAAGATCATGGAGAGTTTGAAATAGATGATGGCACTATCATTCTTCTGAAGAAAAACAGCcag CACTTCCTTCCACGTTGGAAATGTGAGCAGCTGATTCGTCAAGGAGTCCTTGAGCACGTCATCTCTTGA